The following is a genomic window from Amphiura filiformis chromosome 4, Afil_fr2py, whole genome shotgun sequence.
gatccagttaccacgGAGTtatgtaacacttcgctggcgaataaggCTACGAATCCTAAACTATACGGATCCTACCCTTGACAATTCAGGTTCTCAGCAGAATTTACAGCTAACTCCGGAATGACTTGACAGGCTTTGTCACACAGATCAGCAGGTGATCGCATCAGTACGATAACTTTGATTCCGAGCTGAAATGTTGATGTATAAAGATTAGATCGATGCAGAAAACGATTATATGGCGACCACAACGAAGACGACGAAAAACACGAAACAcgacaacaatattaattttgacaTCAGCAacgtgttgttgttattgttgttgctgctgttgttgttgttgttgttgatgttgttgttgttggtggtggtggtggtggtggtcgtggtggtggtagtggtgatgatgatgatgatgatgatgatgatgatgatgatgatgatgatgatgatgatgatgatgatgatgatgatgatgatgatgatgatgatgatgatgacgataggGTAAAAGACAATTATGCAATAACAATGACTGCATTACCTCTTTTATTGTGTTTTCCTGAATGCTCAACGGGAAGTCCATCCTCATGTGAAcctataaaaataaacaaatatttaaacGGAATATTAATAGTCGTGATTAAAATTTCACGTTTTCAATCAAAGGAATAAAATGTAAATACCCACGCCACGCACTCACCACACGTACACCTAATGtgatttttttattacttccgtggtccgagtaCTCGCTGGTGAATTCCGATCGCGTAAAGGTGACAAGGTCgtctactacgcgccgcgccgatcAGCCATACAGCGTGATtgtttctgtgtgtacgctcgtctacgcttagcgcacagctcggaccactgaagtaataaaaaaataactttacaGCTTGCACCCCAGAAAAAAGAACATGCGCTCCCAGGTCCACCCACTCTCAAGCACCCCCGCATGCGGGGTACACACCCACACATCCACTTTACATACACCCGCCACACACCCACAGAGATACACACTCACCACCTCCACAAACTCCCCCCACTCCCACTCTCTACCTACCGTAATGACACCGATTTGAAATGATGCCAGATATGCCAGTAGCCACTCATAATGGTTGCCTCCCCAAATTCCCAGCGTATCTCCTTTCTTCAAACCCAACTTCAGCAAACCTCGGGCAAACTGGTGGCTCTGCATGTCATGAAATAAAATCATTTGTTTGACATCATATACTGATATAGAGGAAAGGCAGTACTGCGCCGTTTTTAAGGTGCGTTTATTATGtgttgcgatcaagcaaaatcagagtCGGAATTCGGCAttcctagttttgagatatggggCAAATAATGAGTGCAGGGGTGGAAaatcaaaattgacttttttgCAAACATTCTTCTTTCATGAAATTCCAAACTCacgcacggctgtttgatgtatatgacAAAGCAAAATCAGAGTCGGAATTCGGCAttcctagttttgagatatggggCAAATAATGAGTGCAGGGGTGGAAaatcaaaattgacttttttgCAAACATTCTTCTTTCATGAAATTCCAAACTCACGgggaaatgtttaaaaaactgACTTTTGACCCCATCCAACTTCGATAATTGTCACAAATCGTGAAATTGTTCCAAAACAGGCATGTGATTAGGGAATTCCCAGAATGGAGGAAACTTGCGAAGCGGAACGAGCGTAGCGAGTGAAGCTCTCGCCCctcacggccgggggtccaggggcccgcttaagggcccctagTGGGGTCCAGTGGCGAAGCCCCGGCGGTGTCGAGGGGCGGAGCCCCCGAAGCCAGAGggcttctacactgtaaaaaccctattGAGGCCCTCTCAGGAGAGCAATTTTACAGGAAACAAAAGACacataaatgaagacaaaatgtttaatttgaataaaaaaataccactttttagtACAAATACTTAACCTCACTTATTACTTATTACAGAGGGTttctacaatctacgaaaaaattccttggaacgcttggtacactctgtcgaaatcccttgcagaatttcatatgatcatggaaatgacgtatattttgcctggaaataagcatgacatctacaacaatgatttacccttcccctctccccatcaatcaatgttggaacacattttgttgacccaaattttttttagccaggacggcgctcagaaatctaaaaagttgggggaggggagggcgggaggggggagggggggtagGAGTCAAAATTTTTTCAACTAAATTTTtaactagtaactactataccattAACAGTAAgtctattacgttacaacaacacaattttgtaacacattaatcttttatattGCTCTCACAATTTGCCAACAATCAgacatacctttgactacatttgccgacagtcacatggttttgccgacagcagtcaaattttgccgacaaaattgtgtattgggtgGGTGTCACACACcccatatcccccccccccctctagcgacggccctgacaTTGTTGTAACTTTGTAACAAAAGGTCATATTGACAAGGGGTTTTCACTAATGTGGTGCTTTGAATAGGTTAAAAATGAAACTGTAagaatccccccccccaaaaaaaccccgaAAATATATGACAGTTTTCAATATAGCCGCCCATCACAGGTGGGTGCCTGACGAGAATGGGCCCCTTAGTATATTGAAAATTTGTGTCAAATCAGGGGTGTTTGGGGGTGTACCCCTGAGAAATTGACAAAATGTTCCCAAAATGAGCGCTAAACTTAAATTGGTGACACTTTGTACACTAGTTTGTAAATACGTGGTTACTGACCTCGTTTTGCATTTGCTTGTATGTTTTCCTTTCCTTATCAGCGTAGAATACATACATCTCTTTATCTGGGTTATTGTTGGCTCTTTCATTAAATAACTGGCCAGCGGTTTTGTCCAAACACGGCTGCTCATTAGGAACATGGATGTAACTCGACGTTAGCTTAGGCGAAATTTGAGTCATATTGCTTCTGGATATAAGataattaaatcaatcaatcaactgaTTAATCAACCAACCAATAATCAATCAAACAGTCGTTCGATAAATCGATCTATCAATCAATTtaccaatcaatcgatcgatccatcaatcagtaaatcaatcaatcaatcaatcgagcCACCGAAAGTTGAATGATTGATCAAATGaccaatcaagcaatcaatcgactaattttaattaaaataaaggtaacaattaaacaattaaacaattaaacaattaaacaattaaacaattaaacaatcaaacaatcaattaaCAAAAATTAATACTCAAACTATCAGCATCAATTATTTGATGaatgttctcagtcatccagCTGTAGTAACATGAAATTTGCAATTGAATCAAACTACTGGACCAAATTTCATATCAGTATCAATATCAATTGAAAAATCAATCTTACCTTTTTGGAGTCGTATAGAAACTGATGTACAAccatttttacatgtttaagcGCACTTTGCCAAATTCGTTGAATGAAGCGAcgtgctttttgttttgtttattgtatATTTTGTGTCTTATCCATTCAATTGCAAGAAAAACAACGAGTTTGGATTCAAAACCTACCTGTTAGCTTTTTGTAACCTACGATGGTCGTTGTTCGTATAATAATTAACGTTCTACTCATGGTAATGAAATCAAGACATATAAACGTGACCCGTTCCCACAAAGCCCTGATCATGTTGGCAGATCTCCTATTGAGATTTAAAGTCTGTGTTATAATTATCTGTCCATCTAggctaggcaaaaaaaaattgggagggcaaatggggggggggggcaagcaattttggtagGCAGAAAGGGAGGGCAAAAGATATTTGGCTAGTCAAAAGGGGTAAACAATTTTTGCACACGGGGTTCCTTTTAAATGAAATGCTTcggaaaacaatagaaaacattcTTATAGGCAAAGTTTCCTGCAGGCGTATGTATGCTCGTTACGTTGGCATTAAatgaaggtttgcaaattgggttcccaaGATTTTGGCATGTACACAAGGGGCGATGATTTTTGACAAGCTGAAAGGGGGGGCGAGCAATTTTTGTCCAGccggggggggcaaaggtttttagcaagccgattttggcaggtcatttTTAAATTTGCCTACCCCAGATTGCACAACCTCTTAAAAGGTTTTCTTGCATCTGCAGACTGGTCTCTTGCACTCCAATCTGATTACCCAGAAGAAGCTTGCAGCAACATCAGTACTATTATCAGTGATGCAATGGAGATTTTCATACCGCCAAAGCTTGTTTTCAAGAAGACTGGCAAAAACCATTGACAAAAATCAATTCATTTAACGCACCTATCAACGGTCATTCATTGCCTCATTCCGAATTTGTGAATATTGGTTCAATAGTCATGAATATTAATCAGGAATATAAATATATGCCATATCTTTGCGACCAATACAAATTTAGTGTTATTTTCAATTCGTATTTTGCTTTACACATTTTGGCATATTCGTGTGTTTGTGAGAATAGGTCACATATTATGTACACGGTATGGTCCAGATACGTCCATGATGCCAACGCCGCGTCTTTTGCGCACAATTTGGCTACTTGCGTGCCAAATTTCGGGCACAACGgtccaaatatccggtattgggtgttttttttaattaaaagttggGCTACTTGAGAGTCATTCAAGGCCATCTGGCGAGCCAAATCGCCGCGTCTTGCCACTAACAAGATTTGGCAACACTGGTCACACTACGTACCTTTAACCCCATGATAAAGCTGATTGAACAGTTGATTGTATAAATAAAGGACCCTAACAGGTCAATAACATCTACCAaaatataattgaacaatatcagtctttacattttataatgtgctatattaagtataaattgcgaattaatatgaaattaatgtgcatgtataaggcaagtaggatggcagttttagccaattaactaaaaactgcatttctttatattaataatgagctaagggtagcctaaaaaagggcagaaaagacaaaaagacagaacaatttggagtaattaattgacaggaagttataggagttaatgtttggtttgctgtttctgtgtgcatgttctcatcattgatggtttggtggactgtcatgaaacatgatggatcataaaaagagttatcctaaaaatgccaccacccaaactaattacaaggcctcttctgcattgaagctggctttcccttttaaagggaatttttatttaaacttggtcccatttatgaaagtttctaaagacccatacaaaGTCATCTATacctgttggttttcttagttgtcagtgttcatttcgTAGAGTAAATAAATTAATGTTCGTacgtgattgaagtttttccgtatagacgttttaatatattttgatttaagaaaaagaAGCAAacactcactttgttaaattcttcatcgtcatgtgggattctgcgccttatgtacagatgtagggcctatatgcagcaggttgacagacagtgatttgctaagtatatataacaCTCTATAACTCTTTATGATCTTTAACAAGATTAATGCATTTGCATTCTTGCTGCTCTTttttagttggatatccatattgcgcggttagtggttctttgtagccatgcggggcaaactagttggatatctatATTTTGccgttagtggttctttgtagccctgcggggcaaactagttggatatccatatttcgcggtgagtggtttttgaagccatggggcaaactagttgctctagacaatttcggcgcgggaattttaaatatcgcgtgttgagagatgttgtttttattcgtttctatggtaatatgactttgttttaaataaaaccatgtgattcgtggttgataattatttttataacatataagacataatgatgtgattgccggacacttcctttaagcaTAGCTCAAGTGAGCATAATTTGTAAACCAGTAATAAGTCCCTTCACACACAGTTTGCTCTAGTTGATTGATGTTGCCATTTTTTACGATTTCTGACTTTTGGTaataagcccaaaatgaatcaataagatcgtgtatgagatatttgcAGGGCATATTTTGGCGCGATCACAATAATTTAGAAAATAATTGGGCACTTCTGGGTTCGGTATAGATTATATAcaattaagtatgatatatttttgatggtaaatatattttcaatttaaaagttTGTAGTTCTtataattgcaatttgttaatattatataaaaatcaCGTATAAGTCTattgtaagagtatcggatcattttgaatgttaataactGCGAAATGCCGGCGGTAAAGACaattaataaatgtgtatttcaGGGATTCCCGCAATGCATTAATTTTTATGAATGGAATACAATAGCGGATTCAATAGAACTCTATttcgggcaaataaacctcgtcgcgttgataattttcacttcttctttttcattaactaaccgttatattttttaaactttagaAAAAGCTCGACCGAGGTTATTAATATCCCGAGTAGCATCTTTAATAGACATggtagaaagaaagaaacaatatTTATACATGATTATTAGGTCTACATTACAAATCGGTCCTAgctacaagaaacggatggtactTGATTTAGTAAATCCGTTGATGTTCGTCAATGTTCcttttatgttcttttaatgtcCTGCTCATGGAGCTATTAACGTTGGaaagcaatagattacgtaacgcattgtttctttgattttccgacaagctattcatcgaaagctaccttttgtttgggacaaaagggttccgccattaaatcggtactGTATTAACGCTtcaattagacttctccgtagtccacttgcccattgtgcattattgcatttaagcttaaaactccgatttaattaatttagtgcataattgatagattttcacatctgatcttttcagtcaccgtactccctctgtttgttagcttcccaagtggactacttactttagATTGCGGTTAACATGCTCAACACGGTTGTCAATGggtgagattgtcggatttctggcctactgaaattggccatgatgtaatgcatctttaaatggatctggcttgtgattggttgcccagatctcgttatggtttaaatcctccgggcacctgccattaccattaataactacatggtacacagcTATGCGgtcctttgtgttggcgggaataTTAAACTCTcagtaggtgcatgagcgcgtcttgtacttgcttgcggttaaattggattgataaacaagtatgattgacagtgtgtgtgttagggactttgcccgatcaaagtcccgtttaaaatgcAAAGTATACAGtcgatgttgcattcaataatataagcctacgtatactttacttttactgtcactaatataattatttaaacttttcataaccattttataactagtattttgatgtaataaatatcagtataatttcgagttcaactaaatgcgttcatcatgattaataacatgtttttatttatccaaaatcgATTATGGTATATTCTACGCtttaataggcaggctactgtcaaaaagtgatcaaacgaaagtcgcgtgagaGCGCTTACACgagcgaaaggtaccttttgttgtcatacaacccacgggtgtgattgagtagccgaacGCACAAAAGGCACACTTTAGACGTCGATGTACAgttcacccacctgactttaggcgctttatttaaataaattgaatactcttgctgatcgattacacatcagaatgtattacgGCTGCCAGGTTCACGTgtctatgtagtagataaagggtgagaaacagaccattaccatagataatcggtgtcttgttgaggtatggtgagcatgttagtcgctcggaaggcgagaccccgaacgACAAGACACCGAATAtatatggtaatggtctgttttgaaccgtttatcttacatatacggtgagccaaaataaacgaatttgttgttatggtttattcattttccaaaagacaaactggaaaagctgatatgattatcttgtgtaagtttagggtttttccaaaataaaaacacaccgagacagtgtaatattcttctcatgtgtcctgcgttcgagtctatgagtcttagaattgcaagtgatttaatcaaatcaatacagcattgatttcaatctattcaattcactcgatagccttattaattctttatacatattcgttatattaataatgaatatgtaaatagctCAAAGGTCAAATTACCCCAAAGTGGATGTGTTTTACCTAGATatgacggtaactcatttaacaccatagaatatatatttatctttaatatacttatacaacaaatgtcctgaaccaaatcaacgcatattcctgggtaccctcctcgacctattttggttggggttaggccgcggaTTGTTGTAGTtactagtttttctacatctagtcttgtggcctgtaatgtactgcattttaggtgcaaaatatccttggttgaacttaatttgtaagacctcatggctctgtttgctgatcgtgtaaaatatgtaaaagtcAAAATTAGAGCCCTCTCTAGTTTGATCACTTCATAATGTACTTGGATGcgttttaagtttgttgaaatgtccaaaaaatcaaataatgtggccagtgtttctatatatgaacatgtacttctcttgttcaaaatttattgacctggcgaagattatcttgacctgtccagattatcttgacctgtccacattacttgatataatcgacagttgaccagactttgaacaaaagaaatacaatagataatggaacaaaagaagggGACTAGACGTAtaaagtactgtataatggtaacgCATATGCAACATGTTTAAGCAGAGGTCTATAAATGTTTTTGTTTAACAAATTTCCATCTAATTCTATTTTAGGAAGAAGATTGGCATAGAAACAGTTGCGCACCCAACGGGGGGGCAGcttcccctgtgagaagtcttggggtTTGATGAGAGGAAGGTAGTATTAGTAGGTGACTTTAATATACATGTGAACGAACCATTCAAGTCCGATGTATCACACTTTCTTACCACAATTGATAACGCAGGTTTTCATCAGCATGTTGTTGGGCCAACGCACATCAATGGGAACACAATTGATCTTGTTATATCACGGCTTGATGAAGACCTGGTTATGAATTGTGCAGTAGATTTAAGGTTATCTGATCATAATGTAATTTCATTCAGTGTACAGCAGCATAAGCCTAAACCAAAAAAGATCATGGTTGCCTCTCGTAGATTAAATCAAGTGAATCAGGATGCCTTTCAGGCTGATCTTTCTACTGAATTTGCATCTTTTGATAAAAAGTATGAAAATGTCAACGATATGGCAATGTGCTATGATACCATTGTTAGGCAGGTGCTTGACAAACATGCGCCGGTAAAGAATACCATCCGTTCTCGACCATCAAATCCTTGGTATAATGAAGAAATTCATCAGTCTAGACGTTTCCGTCGTAAGCTGGAAAGGAAATGGCGGAAATCTAGACTAGAATCGGATCGCCAGCAATATATAACACAGCGAACTGTTACTAATGAAATGAttgaaatgtcaaaacaaaatttctACAGGAATGAACTTGAGAATGCGGACAACAAAACTGTATTTAAGAAGGTGAATGGTTTGCTAAACAGAGACACCAAAGTGCTCCCAGCCCATGAATCGGCACAGGAACTGGCTAATGACTTTGCTAGCTTTTTCAACAACAAGGTCACTACCATATATCAAGATCTTGGTAAAGACCAACCTGATCTAGACAGATATGACCCTTTGCCTGAGAGACCAGTTTGTGTTTCATTCAGTGAGTTTGATCTTTTGGGCGAGGAGGACGTTCTTAAAGCCCTTAACAAAGCTTCCACAAAGTCTTGCTTGCTCGACCCTGTGCCGACATGGTTTCtgaaacaaaatattcatgtttttGTTCCCATTATCACACGTATCATCAATGAATCCCTTCATACTGGTGTTTTTCCTGATAACCTGAAGCATTCTATTGTCACACCCATTATCAAAAAACCATCTCTCAACTCAAATGACCTGAGCAATTTTAGACCTGTGTCCAATATTCAATTCATATCAAAACTTATTGAGAAACAGGCTGTTAAGTCTTTGAATGATCATATGGAAAGAAACAACCTGGGTGAAAAATTACAATCTGCTTATAAAAAGGCACACAGCACAGAAACAGCATTAATGCGTGTTAAGAATGATATCATGAAGTGTATTTCCAACTACAAAGGTGTTTTTCTAGTACTCCTCGATTTGAGCAGTgcttttgatactgtaaatcacaaCATGCTGATCAACAGATTACAGAGTGAAATTGGAATACAAGGTAAAGCTTTGCAATGGTTCAGATCCTACCTGTCTGAGAGAACCAGCAGAGTTTGCATTGATGGTACTTTTTCTGACCCTGTTGAGCTCGAATTTGGCCTGCCTCAAGGTTCAATCATCGGACCTTCAGGGTTTTCTTTGTATATTTTACCAGTTGGTCGTATCATCAAATCTTTCAACTTATCCTACCACTTGTATGCAGATGATGTACAGTTGTACACCTGCTTTGATCCCAAAGACCCGGTATCCATTGCGGTATCCTTCTCCTATGTTGCGCCTCGAACCTGGAATAGACTGCCAATTGGTATCAGGGAATCACAAtcagtgggtattttcaagagggttctaaagtcacacttgtttccatagattttgtagccttcataggcagttctcatttatttattttcttcatgttcttcttttgctttgttttgtgttttttgttttgagcgctacgttctaaatgtagcagcgctatataaatatttataatgtatgtatgtaaggCGGGAGGAGAGGATATGGGGAATGAGAGGagcctggaggaagagagaaagaggaagaaatgaagagaaagcaATAaagagaagtaaataaatagaatgataaggaaaatgatgggaatgacaGGGAGAGTGAAGGTGGACAAAAAGTAAAACAGGAGGGGAGAGAGAAGGGAGGAAGAagggaagagagaaagaaagaagagtgagggagtgataaagtgtaggtctAGAGAATAAGGAtataaagaaaaaggaaaagaaaggaatgataaataaatgtcataataattattatacactgcaaaaacagtgtttagaaattaaacacttttctcaacacaattttgcctttactttgtaaacacgtttagcaGGTAAACATCatttgtcaaatttctgaacattggtcagtgatggtgttcaatttctaaacatctgacattcATATTCCAAATATAACGTTTTTAagcacattcttgccttcactttataaacactgtttttgcagtgagtgtagagactaaacacataacagcactaggcagccattcgatggtgtcaatgcctttatgcgttacgtaattgatactcccagtcagatgtatttcacacctgccaatcACAAGTCCGTTTTTTGCATGCACAGAACTTGAAACGGGGCGTGTCGAATACACGTGTTCGGTAGTTGTCCGATGTGCGTTCGTATTGtcctgtacagggtgtcccagaaaaaaataccgggtgaatgaatttgtacataagtcgagaaatagacatcggaatcaaaaatattaaaattttatcaTGAATTATATAGTatagggcgctatgggtttgagattttcttttgctacatcGGTGGAACCCAATGTTTTTctgcatccttaaacctgaaaggatacagatgattggttccattttttttctatgccccctgtggttacctcgaggggtcgaaggtcacagtggggcaaAAACCTAAAAATAGACTTATCATGTTGTAGTGTATCTCAAATTTTTCCTCTCATCaaagggaataaaaaatatttttctacggtccttagttcaggagttataaggtcgaataggtcaaatggcAAAACTTTTATACacataggtcaaaattttaaattactCTCCTTAACGTAAGAAATGTCAAACATATACGTAATTTACCATTTTGGTGCAAGTTGTATTGCCATGTCCCATTtcagagttaatgcagccaaagtccaatagaaataatGTACATGCATAACCTTACTCACGATTgcatccgattctgaggttataaagttctcaaacaaattttttttctattttgtttgtcgagaggagtaatttgagacaaaacacgattgaatcggtgcattttgaacaTTTGACCCAATTTattctataactcctgaactgagcaccctagtgcaatatgacaattgacttttttattcacattgtgaggaatttttcaatttcaaagtaTATTTCAACATGATAGAACAATTGTACATTTTggc
Proteins encoded in this region:
- the LOC140150074 gene encoding medium-chain acyl-CoA ligase ACSF2, mitochondrial-like, which produces MTQISPKLTSSYIHVPNEQPCLDKTAGQLFNERANNNPDKEMYVFYADKERKTYKQMQNESHQFARGLLKLGLKKGDTLGIWGGNHYEWLLAYLASFQIGVITVHMRMDFPLSIQENTIKELGIKVIVLMRSPADLCDKACQVIPELAVNSAENLNCQGTPSLRYVINAGKKCSGAYSLVEFMELGKAVDESDFLKACELVDFDDPLAVFFTSISRFALTMSFGGVTAQDGVFIPIIYTATTIIPGPTFDAQILASAIQDEK